The genomic window AATTTGCTCGGATGCCGTGGGCTTGGGCTGCGTTTTTTTACTCATGCCCACGAGCTTAAAAAGTCTTGCAGCGGATGTCCCGACAAATCTACTTAGCATTTATCCATCAATAGCTTCTAACTGAGGATGCATGTCCGCTGGTGCGAAGACAACGTAGCTGGAAAATGAAAAGAGAAGGTATCCGGCGACCGTGAGCACGTTGATGCGTATCTTTTCTGTGACCCCATTCCTCAAGACTTCTCCTTGAGAAAAAACGTAAACGTAGGGCATCCAATTATTGTAAGGACCAACAGCGCTACCGCAGTGTTCACAGAACCAAGAGCCGGGAGGCTGAGGTGTGAAACATTTGTGGCAAAGCGGAGTAGCGTCGGCTTGCTGGACGGCTTCTTCGATCTCAGGACTCCAAGGGTCGGATTTAACGGGTGCTTGTCGAATCCAAGTGAGTAATCGTCGTGCGGCAAAATAGATGACAACAGCAGCAATGAGTAAATGCCCGGCCTTCATGGTTTCATGAGGAGAATTACAGCTTCACAATTACTCTCTTGGACATCTCCTGTAAAGGTGGTCACTGGCGAGTTTGTCACTTTTCAAATTCTTCGCGCAGAATTTTTGCGGCGGCGGATTCGTTGCCAAGCTTTTGATATGCCTCATCCATGCTGACGACCGCGCCGGAGCCGGGCGCAAACCCGCAATCAGGGTTCAGCGTAATTCGCTTCGCCGATAAAAACTGAAGTGCCTGTTTCACGCGTTGGACGATGGTTTCCACGGAATCAACCTGCCCCGGCGCAACGCTCACACAGCCCAGCCCAATTTCAAAATCCTCGCGCAGCTTTTTGAACACAGCCATGTCACCCGCGCCGGGTGCGGTGAACTCCATCGTCAGATGCTGGACCTTCAGCCGGTTCAACTGCGCGAGAATTGGATCGTAACCGCCTTGAAATTGCGCCTCGCCGCGGACTCGCGCCCCGGCGCGACGACATAAGTGGACCGCGAGTTTGAGGCCGCTGATACCGCTCACAAGTTCATTGACCATTTCGACAGAGAAATCCGCCGCGGCGTCCGCGTTGTCATATTGCTTGCGCACTTGCGGATCGACGAACAGACAAAGATGTGGGTCATCGATCTGCGCGACGTCAGCACCAGCCTGACGAATTAGATCCAGTTCACGCCGGAGAATCGGAACACAGTCGCGCACGAAATTATCGCGGTTGGGGTAAGCCTTCCTCGACTTTTCCGGATGCCACAATCTTTCCCCCAACAGCGCGGGTGACGGCAACGTGGCTTTGATCTTTTTCGTTGTGACGGACTTCAGAAACGAGATTTCGCGGGCGATGAAGCCGGGCGTTTTAGGTGACAGCTTGTCAACGACGATTGTCCAAGGCCGCCCATCCTGGGGGTTGTAGCCCAGCTCGAAGCCG from Verrucomicrobiota bacterium includes these protein-coding regions:
- a CDS encoding zinc ribbon domain-containing protein — its product is MKAGHLLIAAVVIYFAARRLLTWIRQAPVKSDPWSPEIEEAVQQADATPLCHKCFTPQPPGSWFCEHCGSAVGPYNNWMPYVYVFSQGEVLRNGVTEKIRINVLTVAGYLLFSFSSYVVFAPADMHPQLEAIDG
- a CDS encoding cobalamin-independent methionine synthase II family protein, which gives rise to MSKLLFPTSVVGSMPRSQFVLDLINDRPPLSPEQYAKEMDAAIRYIVALQEHAGLDVVTDGEWRRKSYIGVIAELAHGFELGYNPQDGRPWTIVVDKLSPKTPGFIAREISFLKSVTTKKIKATLPSPALLGERLWHPEKSRKAYPNRDNFVRDCVPILRRELDLIRQAGADVAQIDDPHLCLFVDPQVRKQYDNADAAADFSVEMVNELVSGISGLKLAVHLCRRAGARVRGEAQFQGGYDPILAQLNRLKVQHLTMEFTAPGAGDMAVFKKLREDFEIGLGCVSVAPGQVDSVETIVQRVKQALQFLSAKRITLNPDCGFAPGSGAVVSMDEAYQKLGNESAAAKILREEFEK